In Methanobacterium sp., the genomic stretch AATGAGAATAAGTAAATAAGCAGTGTTGTTACGGCTATTCCAACTATTCCAAATAGATATCCAAATGTAATATCTAATGTAACGTTTAGAATTATTGAAATAATCCATAAATTACCCGTAATCTTTGTTCTTCTTTCCATGACCAGTATCTGTGTTACAATGCTGTAAAGGCCCAGGAATAACCCTCCAAGAGCAAGAATTGGAGTGATTATAAATCCTTGATCTGCTAATTCTGGTGTTGATAATATATAAAGAAGAGGCTTGGAAAGAACAGATAAAGCAATTACTGCAGGAACTGCTACCACTAAATAAAGTTTAATGGAGTAATTCAGCAGGAATCTGGTCTGTCTAATTTTTCTTTCAGCATAATATTGGGACAGAATAGGAAGTAAAACTGTATAAAGAGGCGATGTGAGAAGTGCCATTAAGGCGCTTATTGTGTAACCTGCAGAATAAAAACCAACTGCAGTTATACCAATTGCTAATCCAATCACATAACGATCAGTAGCATCTAATATCCAAAATGAAGCATTACTTGGAATTGTAGGTACTCCAAATGTCAAATATTCTCTTAAATTTTTAAATCTGGGTATTTTAAATCCGATTTGTCTGAATACCATTACAAACATTATTGCTGAAATTAATGTTTGAGTAATCAGAATTCCTGTAACTGCCCCAACTAATCCAAATCCAGCCAGTACTAATATTGCAGCAAAAATAATAATCATATATGCTTGCACTGTGGTTAAAATAGCATATTTTGTCATTTGATTAAATGCCCTGAAGAAATCAAAGAAGAGTAACATTAAAGCAGTCATAATTACGGTGAAAGG encodes the following:
- a CDS encoding oligosaccharide flippase family protein encodes the protein MDQYRLFLQRIGLIGASNFLITITPIILLPILTQNLSIPDYAVWVQFQITITLIPSIAILGLPYTMVRFMAASRNREEIQESFYSILFAIFGASILVAIVLFLLARPISDALFDGNLAVGIILPFTVIMTALMLLFFDFFRAFNQMTKYAILTTVQAYMIIIFAAILVLAGFGLVGAVTGILITQTLISAIMFVMVFRQIGFKIPRFKNLREYLTFGVPTIPSNASFWILDATDRYVIGLAIGITAVGFYSAGYTISALMALLTSPLYTVLLPILSQYYAERKIRQTRFLLNYSIKLYLVVAVPAVIALSVLSKPLLYILSTPELADQGFIITPILALGGLFLGLYSIVTQILVMERRTKITGNLWIISIILNVTLDITFGYLFGIVGIAVTTLLIYLFSFLITAYYSFKYIRCNFYFGFLAKIIYAGIFMAIILVLLNPFGPINVILSSLFAFVFYIFVLWLLKGIKTDEIKFFIDVIKEIIINSYKSIRGLT